One Lytechinus variegatus isolate NC3 chromosome 14, Lvar_3.0, whole genome shotgun sequence genomic region harbors:
- the LOC121427597 gene encoding PCNA-associated factor-like: MVRTKADNSCRKAVAAKAPRKALAPTRAGTVMSPSAGGKKDKYGGGNPVNPQPTPEWQKSINTFFTMTSPSSSSSGKENKDPEDAPCSSKDVDRTEEEAGGSSSSQEQTPEKMEQEEEGDEESEEEEEEKPAPSRSFKKNRCISDSEDDDE; encoded by the exons ATGGTCAGGACAAAGGCAGACAACTCATGTAGGAAAG CTGTTGCGGCCAAGGCACCAAGGAAAGCTCTGGCACCCACACGGGCAGGGACTGTAATGTCTCCCTCAGCAG GAGGAAAGAAGGATAAGTACGGAGGCGGGAATCCAGTAAACCCACAACCGACTCCAGAATGGCAGAAGTCTATCAATACATTCTTCACAATGACGTCGCCATCGTCCTCGTCATCAGGAAAGGAGAACAAAGACCCCGAAGATGCTCCATGCAGTAGCAAAGATGTAGACAG gaCGGAAGAGGAAGCTGGAGGAAGTTCATCCTCTCAAGAACAAACCCCAGAGAAGATGGAACAGGAGGAGGAAGGGGATGAAGAAAgcgaagaagaggaggaggagaaaccAGCACCATCGAGGAGTTTCAAGAAGAACAGATGCATTAGCGACAGCGAGGATGACGACGAGTAG